The genomic interval TGTTGGTATTAGCTTAGTCTTTTTCAAGTTAAAACAAAATCCCATCATTATCGGCTGATACATGTTATCCATCATCTAGAACATATACATTTGATCTGATGCAATTGTGGATGGTTCCCGATATCAGCCATTGATTTATGTTTTGCATCTAATCAACTCACCATATAAAAGCTTGACAGTCAGCATATATTGAAGTGAAACTCTGAGTTGCATCATTATCACTTTCAGACATGTCACCAcaacatcaaatacaaattaaaacatctaatattttcttggtagattttttattattaaaatctcCTACAATTATACTTGAAGTCGTTTTCTTATCAATCCTCTTACCCCGCCCTGAATAAATTACATGTTTACAAGTATTGTTGGGATAGACATATATGAAGTATGGACCCGTGTTTATGTACACTTACATTGATGTGCAACTTATGTTACTACAGATAGTTCCAGCTTCGTGTGTTCTTGGTTCATCGTGGGCTGACTGGAAACGTATATTTGCACAAACAAAGTATGTTTTTCTAGTTAAGTTTATGAACTCTTTCCATGTTTTCTTGTGTGAAGTTTTTCATAATGCAATCTGCTTATTCGGCCCTTTTAGTTAGGTACATGTAGTAAAGTGATTATAACCCTTGTACTATGTTTAGGCCGACTGGATCTATTGAGTATCTGATTTGTTTACAAGCCTATGGAGCAGTTATTGGGGTTTCATAATGCAATCTGCTTATTCGGCCCTTTTAGTTAGGTACATGTAGTACATGATTATAACCCTTGTACTATGTTTAGGCCGAATGGATCTATTGAGTATCTGATTTGTTTACAAGCCTATGGAGCAGTTATTGGGGGATGGTTTGGGGCCTGGCCAATGCCACTTGACTGGGAGAGGCCCTGGCAggtaatcttttttttttcttcatccttGAATTAATTGACCATTGTATTCTAAAATCCTACGGCAGATAGGAAGAGCAGTTTTTACCAAAATACATTTCGtcaaactctaaaaaaaatttcaattataatagtTTAGTTAATACTTGTCGCTCTCCGGCTCCCCCGATATTTTTTGTAAGATCCGCCGCTAACTGTGAGGTCCCGGATTCGAACCTGAGACAAGAAATCCAGCCTAACAATATCGGTATTTGTCAGTTGAGCTAGACGTCCtacctattattattattattattattatttatttatttaatttaattttttaaatttttttgcatttataatCCTTCTCAAACTTGTTTAATCATCTTGAAGATGTTTCAATTATTTGCATTCCTGTCAGAATTTATGATGACATGGTTTTAAAAGCAGTGTCTCTCTTCTTACTATGCTTGTGAGATTGTTTCAGTAAatttttccaatagaatgaGGGGCATCCGCTGACTAGCCCTGTTTAGTCTTATGTTTATAATTCTATTGTTATaaagtataaattataattcacATACAAACAATATGCTTACAACCGCATAAATGTTTAtgttaaattttcatttttccaacttttataaattataataagagAAGTAATATTCCGAGCATAtgttttatttgtgtaattttaagtcttattataaaaaagtaattttatgcTTGGTGAAGCTTTCTCTTTTTGGTTGTTAAGGTAATatattaatcttaatttttaGGAATGGCCTATTTCTGTAAGCTATGGAACATTATCTGGTTATCTAGTGGCATTGGTTGCATCATTAGGCTTTGTTCTTGCTCATAGAAGGTTGCAACATGTCAAAAAAGATTGAAATGCAACTGTCTGATTGTAGGAATGAAGGAAAAAATAGAAAGACTCTTCACGGTATTTTGATAATGTGATGATATGAGTTTTGCTTATGGTAATATCTAGCTACTATTATTTCTCTTCGTTCTAAAAAGGGTCAAATAGGGGGGAGTATAACTATTACAAGCGAGTACAAAATTTTCAAGGTAAAAGAATCAATGATCTGTCATGATTTTAAGCGCAACTGCAACCTACAAGAGAAAATACTTTGTCCTACTTGAAGATCACTTTAGGCTCTTGTAATATGAATTTTGTATTGTGCAATTTAGACATTTAATGCTCGAACATTTGTCTTTATATCATTGGTTTTTTTGGATATAAAGTGAACGGAAGTGCCACACATTGTAGATAGCAAAACCAGAAATGGAGGATTATGTTTATAGCAATGACGACAATGTTCCACAATCCACATCTACGATTCGCATACCTGTGAAGCTTATTATGTTGCAGTAAAAGTCTCTTTATTGAATTGATTGAGAGAACCAAAGCAAGAGTTCCTTTTTTGTCACTAAAGATCCTTTaatatctcattttattttttaaggtcATACTAACTAGTGTTCTAATGACACTCTTAAGGAATCAAAAAGTagaaattttacattaaaaacaatcaaattttaagttataagAAATTTAATGCACaactttcaatatatttttaatagaagaaaatttctaaatttagatatttaaaaGTGCACCAAGGACCCTTGTTagcatttgtttattttttattattacatgGGAGGTAGAAACGGtataacttttattattataatgtagATAACCTTCAACCTTTGCTCCCTTTGCAGCATAGGACTCTGCCTACAATCCATTACTAGGTTCCCCATGCTTGAGACGCTGCAAAAAATAAAGTAAGTTTGTTCCATTAGAATGTCTCATACTACTAGATAGTTTGGCATACCATTAAGAATAATTGGTAAAAGTCTAAGCGTGCGTTTGGACCCAGGGTATCTCCATATGTAGAGGCATAGGACTAATCTCCCGAAGATACAGTATCAGTTAAATTTATCCATTTAATTAatagttatattatatatatacataagcAGAgtattctaaaatataaagcTATGTCTAATTAGGAGAACCGATGTACTGACCTACTTGAGAAAGAGCCCAGTTGCTGTCTTGTTCAATATGCCAAGAAAAATATCCAAACAATCCATTTTGCTTGGCATAAGAAACCTTGGCAGATATACTCTGAGTGTCATCGTATCCATACCAGTCTGTCCCTTTGAAGCCGTAATTAGTAACATATGTGGAATTATACACAATCTGGGGACCAGCATTTTTTATATCCTTGTACTTCACTGCCCCAAGTCCCTGATTAGCTTTTGAAAACAATCCATGGATGTTAGGATCTGACAAACTCCACTTGTAACCATAGAAGGGTAAACCCAGTGCTAGTTTGCTTTTTGGTACTCCTAACCCAATCCATTTTGTGATACCTTCATCTACACTGAATTGGCCAGTAGGGTTTTTCAAAGGAGCAGGTGGCTGTGTCGTGGTTGGATACCCATCTGAGGTGAAAAGGTCATAAGTCATTACATTGACCCAGTCCAAGTTGTTTGCAATATCTTGACCTGGGTAGTACTGCAATGGGGTTATCTGGTCAGAGCCACCCACTGCAGCTGATAACAACAGTGCTGGCTTGCCAGAACTGCTAGCCTCTGCGGCCACAGCAGCTCTCCACTCTTTGATGAGTGAACCGAAGTTGGTCATGTCCGTGTTGGACGACGGGTACTCCCAATCAAGATCAAGGCCATTGAAGTTGTTATCTCTAGCTAGTTTGATTGAAGAGTCTATGAACGATTTGCGACTACTGGCTTGGCTAGCCATTTTAGCAAATTGTGCTGCCAAAGCAGAACCACCTCCACCACCAATTGATAAAAGGGTTTTCACTGAACTACTCTTTGCTTGTATGGTTTGAGTGAAAGTTGAGAAACTAGCTGCGTGTGCAGAAGAAATGGTGACTTGGTTGGAATTAGGATCAAGGTCAGCAAATGCACAGAACAAGTGAGTGAAATAAGATGGATTAATGTCAGAAACTGCAAGGCCACTGTCAGAATACCAATAGCCACCTTTAATGGCAGCTTTTGCAGAGGAGAAGTGGAGAACCATGAGGAGAGTTGAAATCCGGAGGAATGAATGCTTTTTGGAGTAAGCCATTTTCTTTCTTGTTGCTTATGCTTATTGTCTTGGATAAGtgatatatatagatatataggCAGCACACTTTGTTGATTATTCTCTTGCGTGTTCAACAAGTCATCTCCTTCAACCCGAGTTTAACCCTGAGAGCTGCGGTGCTTTCTTGGTGCTGAGAATCTCCAAtacaaaactaataattaatagaaatgCAAGATTTAGTTATTATACAAACATATATTCTATATGGTTCTCTCTAGATCAGTAGATCCTTTACCCCGTTGAAAAAAATTGGGATTCTTATCCAATTTCCAAAACTTATGTTCATAACTTTAAATTGTGATGATATaatcactttaaataaaagatattcaAAGAATGGAGAAAAAATTGTCGGCCTTAACTTTTTTTAGAGAAATAAACTCCTCCACCTTCATTGtaagttttattttcttcttcttttgccGGAAAAGTGGTGGTTTTTGGATATTTTTGGAGtaagaataatatatatagtttatttcttcttttattttaatttaaataagtggtttttacacgtattcgattttctttcatgttttttattttttatttttgtgattttgtcGTCTCATATGACcgttgtttgattttttgttttagtgtaatgtttgtttgatttatcGTCTTGTTGCGATGATAGTTTAATTCAGATTGACATATCAATTTCGATCAATTATAGATTCGACCAATGACTATGTCTTCAACGTCATATATCCGAGCTTATGAGTATTCTAATCACTTTgattttattctattatttatagattttatgtcagttttatattattaactttaatattgtaaatttatttttaaaatatcttttgtgtttttttaatgatgtCGAATTTGTGTTTGCATTTAATATATTCAACAATGTATAtcctttgtttttatataagaaaaacacGTTCGATAACTTCAACAGCTAATGtgatttttctttcaaagaaTTTGATTATTACACTGACTATTTTATGtcaaattttatacaaattagttGACAATATCTTAGTTCCGTAAGTGCATTTCAAGTTAATGAAACATGTCATatgttatgaaaaataaatactttCATAAATGTGTAAGGTTTctgaaaaaacaatatttttgataaatagtCAAAGTATAAGTCGTTATAATCGTAAGTATCGGCCAAAATACTCCGACCTTTAATATGGCCCATTTGCTGACTTTTGCTATTATTGCTTAAACTCAACCAATTTATTCAGTAACTTATATCAATGGGTttgaaatttcaaacactacatTTATGGTCGAAAGAAAGCCAAATATCAGGCAGaactcaaaattattaaaaagtttgTATATTAGTTgcatttgattttaaataaaagaattcaaaatttaagtgtatatttaattttaattttgagtaGTTAAAATTGGttctaattaaaattagaagttacagcttttaataattaattttagtttataatttgTTATTCAATTTACtattatataaatgtatttaaacttaaatgactttacaattaatttatttttaatctaaatcagttcattgaaaatcatttttttttat from Cicer arietinum cultivar CDC Frontier isolate Library 1 chromosome 5, Cicar.CDCFrontier_v2.0, whole genome shotgun sequence carries:
- the LOC101501606 gene encoding class V chitinase; the encoded protein is MAYSKKHSFLRISTLLMVLHFSSAKAAIKGGYWYSDSGLAVSDINPSYFTHLFCAFADLDPNSNQVTISSAHAASFSTFTQTIQAKSSSVKTLLSIGGGGGSALAAQFAKMASQASSRKSFIDSSIKLARDNNFNGLDLDWEYPSSNTDMTNFGSLIKEWRAAVAAEASSSGKPALLLSAAVGGSDQITPLQYYPGQDIANNLDWVNVMTYDLFTSDGYPTTTQPPAPLKNPTGQFSVDEGITKWIGLGVPKSKLALGLPFYGYKWSLSDPNIHGLFSKANQGLGAVKYKDIKNAGPQIVYNSTYVTNYGFKGTDWYGYDDTQSISAKVSYAKQNGLFGYFSWHIEQDSNWALSQVASQAWGT